A stretch of Myceligenerans xiligouense DNA encodes these proteins:
- a CDS encoding ABC transporter ATP-binding protein, with translation MTTTSERPAPEPGGPAAGEAGGPAVPEPALELAGLRREFGDKVAVDDIDLTVPRGSFFGLVGPNGAGKTTALSMATGLLRPSGGRALVHGIDVWQEPVAAKRILGVLPDGLALPERLTGGELLTYWGRFRGMPANVVADRIAELMRILELEEAEELGTLVGEYSTGMRKKIGLATALLHTPRLLVLDEPYEAVDPVSARVLTAILRRFTAAGGSIIISSHVMSLVESLCDRVAIIAAGSVLADGTLDEVRGGRSLEDRFVELVGGTELGEEDLAWIGG, from the coding sequence ATGACCACCACTTCCGAACGGCCCGCACCCGAACCGGGCGGGCCGGCCGCCGGTGAAGCCGGCGGTCCCGCCGTACCCGAACCCGCCCTGGAACTGGCCGGCCTGCGCCGGGAGTTCGGCGACAAGGTCGCGGTCGACGACATCGACCTGACCGTGCCGCGGGGCTCGTTCTTCGGCCTCGTCGGCCCGAACGGCGCCGGGAAGACGACGGCGTTGTCCATGGCGACCGGCCTGCTGCGCCCGAGCGGCGGGCGGGCGCTGGTGCACGGCATCGACGTCTGGCAGGAGCCGGTCGCCGCCAAGCGCATCCTGGGCGTGCTGCCGGACGGGCTGGCGCTCCCCGAGCGCCTGACCGGCGGCGAACTGCTCACCTACTGGGGCAGGTTCCGGGGCATGCCCGCGAATGTCGTCGCGGACCGGATCGCCGAGCTGATGCGCATCCTGGAACTGGAGGAGGCCGAGGAGCTGGGCACCCTGGTGGGCGAGTACTCCACCGGCATGCGCAAGAAGATCGGCCTGGCGACGGCCCTGCTGCACACGCCCCGTCTCCTCGTGCTGGACGAGCCGTACGAGGCGGTGGACCCGGTCTCGGCCCGCGTGCTGACGGCGATCCTGCGCCGCTTCACGGCGGCGGGCGGCAGCATCATCATCTCCAGCCACGTGATGAGCCTGGTGGAGAGCCTGTGCGACCGTGTGGCGATCATCGCGGCGGGGAGCGTCCTGGCGGACGGCACACTCGACGAGGTGCGTGGGGGCCGGAGCCTGGAAGACCGGTTCGTGGAGCTGGTGGGCGGCACCGAGCTGGGGGAGGAGGACCTGGCATGGATCGGTGGCTGA
- a CDS encoding uracil-DNA glycosylase family protein, with translation MNFESIRQAIVADPENAAAREHGYEPLYQAGAGARVVVVGQAPGRKAQESGLAWNDASGKKLMDWLGVSEPQFRDPDLFALLPMDFFYPGKGANGDLPPRKGFAARWHTPLLELMPDIRLTVLVGSYAQAYYLGDQAGRTLTDTVRAFRDHLPDTLPLVHPSPLNFRWQARNPWFLTDVVPVLRDHVAAALR, from the coding sequence GTGAACTTCGAGTCCATCCGGCAGGCGATCGTCGCCGACCCCGAGAACGCCGCGGCGCGCGAACACGGCTACGAGCCGCTGTACCAGGCGGGAGCGGGGGCACGGGTTGTCGTCGTCGGGCAGGCGCCGGGGCGCAAGGCGCAGGAGAGCGGCCTGGCCTGGAACGACGCCAGTGGGAAGAAGCTGATGGACTGGCTCGGCGTGTCCGAGCCGCAGTTCCGCGACCCGGACCTGTTCGCCCTGCTGCCGATGGACTTCTTCTACCCGGGCAAGGGCGCGAACGGCGACCTGCCGCCCCGCAAGGGGTTCGCGGCGCGCTGGCACACGCCGCTGCTGGAGCTCATGCCCGACATCCGGCTCACCGTCCTCGTCGGGAGCTACGCCCAGGCGTACTACCTGGGAGACCAGGCGGGGCGCACCCTCACCGACACCGTCCGCGCGTTCCGTGACCACCTGCCCGACACGCTCCCGCTCGTGCACCCGTCCCCGCTGAACTTCCGCTGGCAGGCCCGCAACCCGTGGTTCCTTACCGACGTCGTCCCCGTCCTGCGCGACCACGTCGCGGCCGCCCTCCGGTGA
- a CDS encoding DedA family protein, translating to MSDDVSAWLDALGPIAFYLVVWGLVFVGTALFVGVFLPFLTGDSLLFGAGLVAGSTTSVNIWVLTTGIAIAAIAGDQVGYLLGRRYGRPYLTGRRGRWVQNGIARTERFYDLFGWWSVVVGRYVPWGRVFVPAVAGVSDMAYWRFVTANVVGAFTWGVLITLMGYFAASIPAVRPVAYGIAGVVILASVVAGIRAWRQDRAASADD from the coding sequence ATGAGCGACGACGTCTCCGCCTGGCTCGACGCGCTCGGCCCGATCGCGTTCTACCTGGTGGTGTGGGGGCTCGTGTTCGTGGGCACGGCCCTGTTCGTGGGCGTGTTCCTGCCGTTCCTCACCGGGGACTCGCTGCTGTTCGGCGCGGGCCTCGTGGCGGGCAGCACCACGTCGGTCAACATCTGGGTGCTCACCACGGGCATCGCGATCGCCGCGATCGCCGGCGACCAGGTGGGGTACCTGCTCGGACGCCGGTACGGGCGCCCCTACCTCACCGGCCGGCGCGGGCGCTGGGTCCAGAACGGGATCGCCAGGACCGAACGGTTCTACGACCTGTTCGGCTGGTGGTCGGTGGTGGTGGGGCGGTACGTGCCGTGGGGACGGGTCTTCGTCCCGGCGGTCGCCGGGGTGTCCGACATGGCGTACTGGCGGTTCGTCACCGCCAACGTGGTGGGCGCGTTCACCTGGGGTGTCCTGATCACGCTGATGGGCTACTTCGCGGCGTCGATCCCGGCGGTGCGGCCCGTCGCGTACGGGATCGCGGGTGTGGTCATCCTCGCGTCGGTCGTGGCGGGCATCCGCGCCTGGCGCCAGGACCGCGCGGCGAGCGCCGACGACTGA
- a CDS encoding class I SAM-dependent methyltransferase: protein MRIATIDDLFEALDQTFDEHERGDRTSARAAGFWERLLRREDHPLNTSLPDEPLVDWHGRGLLGEVDGTRVLDVGCGNGRNGRWLAERGADVVGVDLAAAVLDDVRPTLPSRMEVHALDILRDPLPAGPFDLIYDSGCFHHLAPHRRITYLQRLLPLLRLGGRYAIVAFSQERQPSAGDRDVLATGDTAGGTAFTLDDLGRIFRALRPVELRAVRPDVDETFGADFLNAALFRR, encoded by the coding sequence GTGCGGATCGCGACGATCGATGACCTGTTCGAGGCCCTGGACCAGACCTTCGACGAGCACGAACGCGGCGACCGCACCAGCGCCCGCGCGGCGGGATTCTGGGAGCGGCTCCTGCGCCGCGAGGACCACCCGCTCAACACGTCCCTCCCCGACGAGCCGCTCGTCGACTGGCACGGGCGCGGACTCCTCGGTGAGGTCGACGGCACCCGCGTCCTCGACGTCGGCTGCGGCAACGGGCGCAACGGGCGGTGGCTGGCCGAGCGAGGCGCGGACGTCGTCGGCGTCGACCTGGCCGCCGCCGTGCTCGACGACGTCCGGCCCACCCTCCCGAGCCGCATGGAGGTCCACGCGCTCGACATCCTGCGCGACCCGCTCCCGGCCGGGCCGTTCGACCTGATCTACGACTCCGGCTGCTTCCACCACCTCGCGCCCCACCGCCGCATCACCTACCTCCAGCGGCTCCTGCCGCTCCTGAGACTCGGTGGCCGCTACGCGATCGTCGCCTTCTCCCAGGAACGTCAGCCCAGCGCGGGCGACCGCGACGTCCTCGCGACGGGCGACACGGCGGGCGGTACGGCCTTCACCCTCGACGACCTCGGGCGGATCTTCAGGGCCCTGCGCCCCGTGGAGCTGCGCGCGGTGCGCCCCGACGTGGACGAGACGTTCGGCGCCGACTTCCTCAACGCCGCCCTGTTCCGCCGCTGA
- a CDS encoding MBL fold metallo-hydrolase, which yields MSVAAQVDVVVAPVFGTNCCVVAAPGSGVRDCVVVDAGAGVADGVARVVEERRLRPRAVLATHGHADHTWDAAELCERYDVPMWMHAADVYRLDDPFGTLVSGAGAAAVSSALGRELAALGFAPEAYRAPKPVEGFETRGGSADLTFGAVTLRAVHAPGHTQGSTLYLLDPPGSDGGAAGRGGTGEDARTGGRTTTGAEADAATPDSAPSGIVLTGDVLFAGSIGRTDLPGGDDATMRATLSDVVARLDPGLAVVPGHGPTTTVERELATNPYLR from the coding sequence ATGAGTGTCGCAGCCCAGGTCGATGTCGTCGTCGCGCCCGTGTTCGGGACCAACTGCTGCGTGGTGGCGGCCCCTGGGAGCGGGGTCCGGGACTGCGTCGTGGTCGACGCCGGCGCGGGCGTGGCCGACGGCGTCGCGCGGGTGGTCGAGGAGCGGCGCCTCCGCCCCCGCGCGGTGCTGGCCACCCACGGACACGCGGACCACACCTGGGACGCGGCCGAGCTGTGCGAACGGTACGACGTGCCGATGTGGATGCATGCCGCCGATGTGTACCGGCTCGACGACCCGTTCGGAACGCTGGTCAGCGGCGCGGGTGCGGCCGCCGTGAGCAGCGCGCTCGGCCGGGAGCTGGCCGCGCTCGGGTTCGCACCGGAGGCGTACCGCGCCCCGAAGCCGGTGGAGGGGTTCGAGACCCGCGGCGGCTCGGCGGACCTCACGTTCGGCGCGGTGACCCTGCGGGCCGTGCACGCACCAGGACATACGCAGGGTTCGACCCTCTACCTGCTGGATCCGCCAGGGAGCGACGGCGGGGCGGCCGGACGGGGCGGGACGGGCGAAGACGCCAGGACGGGCGGGCGCACCACGACGGGCGCCGAGGCCGACGCCGCCACGCCGGACAGCGCGCCGTCCGGGATCGTGCTCACCGGGGACGTGCTGTTCGCCGGGTCGATCGGCCGTACCGACCTGCCCGGCGGCGACGACGCGACGATGCGGGCGACGCTGAGTGACGTCGTCGCTCGGCTGGACCCGGGCCTGGCGGTCGTCCCGGGCCACGGGCCGACGACGACGGTCGAACGGGAACTGGCGACCAACCCGTACCTGAGGTGA
- a CDS encoding flavin-containing monooxygenase — protein sequence MTDAIVIGGGQAGLAAAHALLARGLRPVLLESGDEPVGSWPRYYDSLHLFSPARYSALPGLPFPGDPGRYPHRDEVVDYLRTYAKTLDADLRTGHHVTAVTHDGNGFAVQVEGEKPLHAPIVIAATGAFSSPHRPVLPGLDRFAGTVLHSSEYRNPAPFAGQRVVVVGAANSAIQIAVDLAPHARVTLATRAPIRYAPQQPFGRDVHFWSTVSGFDALPVGPWLRDHPSMPVVDPGTYQAAIDAGRPDRRGMFTAVDGSTVTWPDGGTDEVDTILLATGFRPGTSYLGGLGALDATGRPRQRHGLSTTHPGLGYVGLEWQRSFSSASIRGVGRDARYVVRRLTRR from the coding sequence ATGACCGACGCGATCGTCATCGGCGGCGGGCAGGCCGGCCTCGCCGCCGCCCATGCTCTCCTGGCCCGCGGGCTTCGCCCCGTGCTGCTCGAATCCGGCGACGAGCCGGTCGGTTCATGGCCGCGCTACTACGACAGCCTCCATCTCTTCTCCCCCGCCCGGTACAGCGCACTGCCCGGCCTCCCGTTCCCCGGCGACCCGGGCCGCTATCCGCACCGCGACGAGGTCGTGGACTACCTGCGCACCTACGCCAAGACGCTCGACGCGGACCTCCGCACCGGACACCACGTCACCGCCGTCACGCACGACGGCAACGGGTTCGCCGTCCAGGTCGAGGGCGAGAAGCCGCTGCACGCGCCGATCGTGATCGCCGCCACCGGGGCGTTCAGCTCGCCCCACCGGCCCGTCCTGCCGGGGCTGGACCGCTTCGCCGGCACGGTCCTGCATTCGAGCGAGTACCGGAACCCGGCCCCGTTCGCGGGGCAGCGGGTCGTGGTGGTGGGGGCGGCGAACTCGGCGATCCAGATCGCCGTCGACCTCGCCCCGCACGCCCGGGTCACGCTCGCCACGCGCGCACCCATCCGCTACGCGCCGCAGCAGCCCTTCGGCCGGGACGTGCACTTCTGGTCGACCGTCAGCGGGTTCGACGCACTCCCGGTCGGACCGTGGCTGCGTGACCACCCCAGCATGCCCGTCGTCGATCCCGGCACCTACCAGGCCGCGATCGACGCCGGACGGCCCGACCGGCGCGGCATGTTCACCGCCGTCGACGGCAGCACCGTCACCTGGCCCGACGGCGGCACCGACGAGGTCGACACCATCCTGCTCGCCACCGGGTTCCGTCCCGGCACCTCGTATCTCGGGGGTCTCGGCGCGCTCGACGCGACGGGCAGGCCCCGGCAGCGCCACGGCCTGTCCACCACACATCCCGGCCTGGGCTACGTCGGCCTGGAATGGCAGCGCAGCTTCTCGTCGGCCTCGATCCGTGGCGTCGGCCGCGACGCGCGGTACGTGGTCCGCCGCCTGACGAGGCGGTAG
- a CDS encoding cation-translocating P-type ATPase → MDEVVARLEVDPERGLTADDVARRRAAAGRNALEAAARVSGWRILLDQVRGVVVILLAAAVVAGLAIGEILEAAAVAVVLVVNTVVGFVTELRAVRSMESLRRLTATQADVERQDRRDEIDAVELVPGDIVSVEAGDRVPADVRLLEAGDLVVEESALTGESEPVVKDVEPVPADTPLADRTNMLYSGTTINAGRGRGVVVATGAATEVGRIADLAASTAPAQAPLQAGLDRLGRALSLVVIGVAGALAGLGLVRGLEIGEVIEVAIALAVAVVPEGLPAVATLTLTVGMRRMARARALVRRLPTVETLGSTSVIASDKTGTLTANEMRAEEVALADGVEERTLWESAVICNDADVATDGDPVGDPTEVALLLGAEDHGLDWRALRSDHARSDEVPFDPVTKRMAVVVDGTAHIKGAPEALLDPRRHAGLIARADAMGERALRTLAVGAGPVPDGADDDGVFRAAEIHGVVGIMDPPRPAAVDAIETCHRAGIRVVMITGDQPRTAVAVARRLGLRADRAVTGAELDRLDTDALAREVQDVDVFARVAPEHKLRLVHALQDAGGVVAVTGDGVNDAPALRQADVGIAMGRTGTDVAREAADIVLTTDDFSTIEQAVQEGRRIFENIRRFGQFLFSWHLAVVLVVTVALALGLDPPLAALMILWNNLIIDVIPSFALALEPRSDQAMREPPRSRDEPVLGAGTVRRILVHGTLVAAVGFTAYLLAQGLTADLAEARTLVFVTLTGAQLLAVFNARTDTGSGFRGAGGNPYLWGALAITVALQSLALGVPALRELLGLSTLGGREWALALSLAVVPLVIVQGSRMLRSRRAGD, encoded by the coding sequence GTGGACGAGGTGGTGGCGCGGCTGGAGGTCGATCCGGAGCGCGGACTCACCGCCGACGACGTCGCGCGCCGCAGGGCCGCCGCGGGGCGGAACGCGCTGGAGGCGGCCGCCCGGGTGTCCGGCTGGCGGATCCTGCTCGACCAGGTGCGCGGTGTGGTGGTCATCCTTCTCGCCGCGGCGGTCGTCGCCGGGCTGGCCATCGGGGAGATCCTGGAGGCCGCCGCCGTCGCGGTGGTTCTCGTGGTCAACACGGTCGTCGGCTTCGTCACCGAACTGCGCGCCGTGCGATCGATGGAATCCCTGCGCCGCCTCACCGCGACTCAGGCCGACGTCGAGCGACAGGACCGTCGCGACGAGATCGACGCCGTCGAACTCGTCCCGGGCGACATCGTGTCGGTGGAGGCAGGGGACCGGGTCCCGGCCGATGTACGCCTCCTGGAGGCGGGCGACCTCGTCGTCGAGGAGTCCGCTCTCACCGGCGAGAGCGAGCCCGTCGTGAAGGACGTCGAGCCGGTGCCCGCCGACACGCCGCTCGCCGACCGCACGAACATGCTCTACAGCGGCACCACGATCAACGCCGGCCGGGGCCGCGGGGTCGTGGTCGCCACGGGCGCCGCGACAGAGGTGGGTCGCATCGCGGACCTGGCGGCGTCCACCGCGCCCGCGCAGGCGCCGCTGCAGGCAGGACTGGACCGCCTCGGTCGCGCCCTGTCGCTCGTCGTGATCGGTGTCGCCGGAGCTCTCGCCGGGCTCGGGCTGGTCCGTGGCCTGGAGATCGGCGAGGTGATCGAGGTGGCGATCGCTCTGGCCGTCGCCGTCGTACCGGAAGGGCTTCCCGCCGTCGCCACGCTCACGCTCACCGTCGGCATGCGCCGAATGGCCCGTGCACGGGCGCTCGTCCGCCGACTGCCGACGGTGGAGACCCTGGGCAGCACGAGCGTGATCGCCTCGGACAAGACCGGCACTCTCACGGCCAACGAGATGCGGGCCGAGGAGGTCGCGCTCGCGGACGGCGTGGAGGAGCGGACGCTCTGGGAAAGCGCGGTGATCTGCAACGACGCCGACGTCGCCACTGACGGCGACCCGGTAGGCGACCCCACCGAGGTGGCGCTGCTGCTGGGCGCGGAGGATCACGGGCTCGACTGGCGCGCGCTGCGCTCCGACCATGCCCGGTCGGACGAGGTCCCGTTCGACCCGGTCACGAAACGCATGGCGGTCGTCGTGGACGGGACGGCCCACATCAAAGGTGCTCCCGAGGCGCTGCTCGATCCGCGGCGGCACGCCGGCCTCATCGCCCGGGCCGATGCCATGGGGGAGCGGGCACTGCGCACCCTCGCCGTCGGGGCCGGCCCGGTGCCTGACGGCGCGGACGACGACGGGGTGTTCCGCGCTGCCGAGATCCACGGGGTGGTGGGCATCATGGACCCGCCGCGCCCTGCCGCCGTCGACGCGATCGAGACGTGTCACCGGGCGGGGATCCGTGTCGTCATGATCACCGGTGACCAGCCTCGCACGGCCGTCGCCGTCGCCCGCCGGCTCGGGCTCCGCGCTGATCGGGCCGTCACCGGTGCGGAGCTCGACCGCCTGGACACGGACGCGCTCGCCCGCGAGGTCCAGGACGTCGACGTCTTCGCGCGGGTGGCCCCGGAGCACAAGCTGCGCCTCGTCCACGCCCTCCAGGATGCCGGCGGCGTCGTGGCGGTCACCGGCGACGGCGTCAACGACGCCCCCGCGCTGCGTCAGGCCGACGTCGGCATCGCCATGGGTCGTACGGGAACCGACGTCGCCCGCGAGGCGGCCGACATCGTGCTCACCACCGACGACTTCAGCACCATCGAGCAGGCCGTGCAGGAGGGCCGGCGCATCTTCGAGAACATCCGCCGATTCGGCCAGTTCCTGTTCTCCTGGCACCTGGCGGTCGTGCTCGTCGTCACCGTCGCGCTCGCCCTCGGGCTCGACCCACCCCTCGCGGCGCTCATGATCCTGTGGAACAACCTGATCATCGACGTGATCCCGTCCTTCGCCCTGGCGCTCGAGCCCCGGAGCGACCAAGCCATGCGGGAACCTCCCCGGTCCAGGGACGAACCCGTCCTCGGCGCGGGCACCGTGCGCCGCATCCTGGTCCATGGCACCCTGGTCGCCGCCGTCGGCTTCACCGCCTACCTCCTCGCCCAGGGGCTGACCGCGGACCTCGCCGAGGCGCGCACCCTGGTCTTCGTCACCCTCACGGGCGCGCAACTGCTCGCCGTGTTCAACGCCCGCACGGACACCGGTTCCGGGTTCCGCGGTGCGGGCGGCAACCCGTACCTGTGGGGAGCGCTCGCGATCACCGTCGCGCTGCAGTCCCTGGCGCTCGGCGTGCCGGCCCTGCGGGAACTGCTCGGCCTGAGCACCCTCGGCGGCCGGGAATGGGCGCTCGCGCTGTCCCTGGCCGTCGTCCCGCTGGTGATCGTGCAGGGGTCGCGGATGCTCCGCTCACGTCGCGCCGGTGATTGA
- a CDS encoding helix-turn-helix domain-containing GNAT family N-acetyltransferase has product MTTTVSAGSPSPVLPEADAATYAEWFACLAEPTRVRLLHAVATAPRGTTVGALAEILGISQSTCSHHVRKLADVGFLRVRKEGTATLVTINAACCVGLPHAADAVMGVLAPRPCCPDDVPADVEVRELREEDWAAVRRIYGEGIATGMATFETVVPSRASLDAKWLPGHRWVAEREGEVVGWAAATAVSAREVYAGVAETSVYVADGHQGRGIGKALIRKQVMAADEGGLWTLQTSIFPENRASVGLHHAAGFRTLGVRERIGRRDGVWRDTVFLERRSAVS; this is encoded by the coding sequence ATGACGACGACCGTGTCCGCCGGGTCCCCGAGCCCGGTCCTGCCCGAGGCCGATGCCGCCACCTATGCGGAATGGTTCGCCTGCCTGGCCGAGCCGACCCGCGTGCGGCTGCTGCACGCCGTCGCCACCGCACCGCGCGGGACCACCGTCGGCGCGCTCGCCGAGATCCTCGGCATCAGCCAGTCGACCTGCTCCCACCACGTGCGCAAGCTCGCGGACGTCGGGTTCCTCCGGGTGCGGAAGGAGGGCACCGCCACGCTGGTGACGATCAACGCCGCCTGCTGCGTCGGCCTCCCGCACGCCGCCGACGCCGTGATGGGCGTCCTCGCGCCGCGGCCGTGCTGCCCCGATGACGTGCCGGCCGACGTCGAGGTGCGCGAGCTGCGCGAGGAGGACTGGGCCGCCGTGCGCCGCATCTACGGTGAGGGCATCGCCACCGGCATGGCGACCTTCGAGACGGTCGTGCCGAGCCGGGCGTCACTGGACGCGAAGTGGCTGCCCGGGCACCGCTGGGTCGCCGAGCGGGAGGGCGAGGTCGTCGGCTGGGCCGCCGCGACCGCGGTGTCGGCGCGCGAGGTCTACGCCGGGGTCGCGGAGACCTCGGTCTACGTGGCCGACGGCCACCAGGGCCGCGGCATCGGCAAGGCCCTCATCCGCAAGCAGGTCATGGCCGCCGACGAGGGCGGCCTCTGGACCCTCCAGACCTCGATCTTCCCCGAGAACCGCGCGAGCGTGGGCCTGCATCACGCGGCGGGCTTCCGGACGCTCGGCGTCCGGGAACGGATCGGCCGGCGCGACGGCGTCTGGCGCGACACGGTCTTCCTGGAACGCCGCAGCGCGGTGAGCTGA